Below is a genomic region from Rhinolophus sinicus isolate RSC01 linkage group LG11, ASM3656204v1, whole genome shotgun sequence.
CCTGGCGTAAAGACAGTGGGGGGCATTAAACAACTAGCAGACAGTTCTTCCAAGATTGGACATGTAGGCTCCACAGACTCCCGTGGCCACCTCATAGGTAGCCCTTCCCCCTCTGCGTTCCCATGCCTGTCAGTTTCCCTGGGCGGGGGCCTCTCTCCCAGGAGGTATGGGCCATGTCTGACGGCCTCCTGGGGAACCAGGTTGGGGAGGAAGCTTGCCAGGGGCCTATTGCCTTCTCCCAACCCCCACGGTCTCCGTTGGCAGCGACTGATCGACAAGACCAAGGTGACATATCTGAAGTGGCTGCCTGAGTCGGAGAGCCTGTTCCTGGCATCACACGCCAGCGGCCACCTGTACCTGTACAACGTCAGCCACCCATGTGCCTCAGCACCGCCCCAGTACAGCCTGCTGAAGCAGGGCGAGGGCTTCGCCGTCTACGCTGCCAAGAGCAAGGCGCCCCGCAACCCACTGGCCAAGTGGGCGGTGGGCGAGGGGCCCCTCAACGAGTTCGCATTCTCGCCCGATGGCCGGCATCTGGCCTGTGTCAGCCAGGACGGCTGCCTGCGCGTCTTCCATTTCGACTCCATGCTCCTGCGGGGGCTCATGAAGAGCTACTTTGGGGGCCTGCTCTGCGTGTGCTGGAGCCCCGATGGGCGCTACGTCGTGACAGGTGGTGAGGATGACCTGGTCACCGTGTGGTCCTTCACTGAGGGCCGCGTGGTGGCCCGTGGCCACGGCCACAAGTCCTGGGTCAATGCTGTGGCCTTTGACCCTTACACCACGAGGGCTGAGGAGGCGGCAGCCGCCAGTGGTGACGGGGAACCAagtggtgaggaggaggaggaggaggaggagccagagGCCACGGGCCCAGGCTCGGGAGGGGGAGCCCCGCTGTCGCCGATGCCCAAGGCTGGCTCCATCACCTACCGCTTTGGCTCCGCTGGCCAGGACACACAGTTCTGCCTGTGGGACCTCACCGAAGATGTGCTTTACCCACACCCACCCTTGGCTCGCACCCGCACACTCCCCAGCACGCCTGGCACCACACCACCTGTCGCCAGCAGTTCTCGGGGTGGCGAGCCAGGCCCCGGGCCCCTGCCACGCTCGCTGTCCCGCTCTAACAGCCTTCCTCACCCGGCGGGCAGTGGCAAGGCGGGTGGCCCAGGCGCGGTGACAGAGCCCGGCACGCCATTCAGCATCGGCCGCTTCGCCACACTCACGCTGCAGGAGCGGCGAGACCGGGGCGCCGAGAAGGAGCACAAGCGCTACCACAGCCTGGGCAACATCAGCCGGGGGGGCGGCGGGAGTAGCGGCAGCGGGGACAAGCCCAGTGGCCCCACGCCCCGCAGCCGGCTGGACCCAGCCAAGGTGCTGGGCACAGCGCTGTGCCCACGCATCCATGAGGTGCCGCTGCTCGAGCCCCTGGTGTGCAAGAAGATCGCCCAGGAGCGGCTAACGGTCCTCCTGTTCCTGGAGGACTGCATCAtcaccgcctgccaggagggcctCATCTGCACCTGGGCCCGGCCGGGCAAGGCGGTGAGTCAGCCACTCCAGCCAGCCTGGGACCCAGGAAGAGGCGGGTATTGGCAGAGGACTTTGTCACTGTCACAGCCTCTAGCCCTGTGGGATGAGGGGAAGCCATGGAAATCTTAGGGTCTCAGATCTTAGAGTGACAGGCTCCAGAACCCTTGGTGACAATAAGCAGAGCGGGTCAGGTGGAAGAGACAGCTGGGAGTGAGCCAGGCTATGAAGGAGCCCAGCACGGCCAGGTCTTAACACTTGTTACTTGAAGCTGGATCTGTATTTCTAtggaaaacactattttttttaaataaatctttttggATATTGATGGTCAGGCTCTATGGGCAAGACTGAGCCTTGGGCCCAGCTTCCAGCCTGGGTCTGGGCTGTTGGGGTCTGAGACCACTGCTGGAGGCACGGACTGTGGAATCCCAGGCTCAGGGTCCAGTCCTGCTCTGCTCCCTGTGTAACTTCGGGCAAGTCCCTAGTCTCCACTTAGGACAGGGAAGCtcaaagatggatggatgggtagggATGTGTCCAGCTCCTGGGGTGGCCTTGGGGTTCAGGAAAACCCCAGGAGGTGGAGCACAGGCCGGGCACCTTGTAACCTTGGCGCGCTGGGCTCATGTCTGAGCTCGGGGTCTGGTCTCGGGTGCGCAGGATGACAGGTCTGACAGCCATGGGTTAGTTCCTCAGAAGAGCGGTTTTGGAATCATAAGGTCCTGTATCCCTAGAACTTACAGCCCAGTCTCAGAGCCTCAGAAGTGGGGCATTGGGGTTTGGGGAATCTGGCAAGTCCTGAAGGAGACCCCTCTGTCTCCCTAGTTCACAGACGAGACCGAGGCCCAGGCAGGGGAAGGAAGTtggcccaggtcacccagcaAGTCAGTGGTAGAGGTAGGACTGTCCCTGAGTTCTATCCCCACCCCAGAATCTCAGGACACCCCCTCAGTCAGAAGGGGACCCCagtttcccttctccccacctcctcctctaCCCTGTCCCCTCCGCTCAGGATCACCTGAGTACTTTAATTATTGTATAAAAGTGCCGCCTGCTGAGACAAGGAAGCTAGCGGAGATGTAAGTTTCTAAGCCTAGGGCAGCGGCctctggagggtggggggggtCTGGGCTGGACTGAAGGGCAAGGCCAGGTGACAGCAGCCTGGGGCTCTGGGCTGGCTGGAGCTCCACATGGTCTCTAACCCCTCCTATCTCCCCTCTCATCTTCCCCAGGGCATCTCCTCTCAAGCAGGCAATTCCCCAAGCGGCACAGTGGTGTGAAGCCATGGATGTCggggtcccccacccccaccccccgctcctAGCCATAACTCCCTGCTGACCTCACGGATCAACGGATTAACAAGACTAACCATGACGGATGGACTGCTCCGGTCCCCCATCATGCACAAATTTGGGGGGCAGAGGGTCCCCAGACTGGCCCAGACCCTGGGGGGATGTAGTGGCCTGTGTGGCCTCAGCCTTGTCCCCACCCACTGCCAAGTACAATGACCCTTCCTCTGAAACATCAGTGTTAGCTTCATCCCTGTCCCCAGCATGTGACTGGTCACTCCAGGGAGGCAAGAAGCTCCCCATTCACAagagccccagctctgccatgtgcCCCTCATccgtgggcagggcaggggtagCCTACTACCCCTCCCTTGGCCCTGCCCCCCTTgctgttgtttgtgcttttgaagAGTGTTAAGTTATGGAAGCCCCTTGGGGCCCTCCCTATCCCCCAGCACCTCTTATTTATACTAAAGTTCCCTGTTTTCACAGTGTAGTGTCTCTTCCTTCAGTGGCAGTGtggaggaagtgtgtgtgtgcttgcgCTGCGTTGCTAGATCAATCCACTTTCACCAGGGAGCAGCCAggccctgcagcccccaccacCCTCACCCCTCCCGTCCCCTTTTAATAACAGGAAAAACGAAGGCAGGAGGAGGGACACCCTCTTCAAAGTCCTCATCGGGAGTTTGCAGAGTTTGAAAATGCCCAAGCTATCCAAATCAGAAATGACAGGGTCGTCCTAGGTGGGGTCCCACAGGCAGCTCCCAAGGCCTAGAGTGAATGGCCTTGAGCACAGGTCTCCTGCTGCCTCAGGGCCTGGCTCGCCTAGCCTGCCAGAGACCATGGCTTCCTCCCGGAGAACTGTCCGTCCTGGAAAGGACAACGAAATCCCTCCTGGCTGGCTCTCCCGTTCCGCCCTTCACCCCCCGAAATGTTTCTGTTTCTAATCCTAGCCTGGGCAGGAATGTGGCTTCATGCCAGGGGCCAAGGAGCTATTTTGGGGGCTCCTTTGCCTCCCCCAGGCTTTGGCCAGCGGATCACCCCCGGTCCTGGCTCCTGAGGGCCTCCCTTCCCGATTCTTtcaccaccccttccccacctcctgccaaAAAAAAGTCAGTGTAAAGCAGAGGGCCTGAAGGCTAAATTTAAACTGGCCCAAAGTCTGAATCTGGGGCTGAGTCACCCACAAAGCTGCCCTGGCCTCCTGTCCCCCTTCCCAGGCCtcacccctttctcctccccccaaCTCCAGGGCTTGGGAGGGGTGTTACCAGGTAACTCTGGACCTCAGTAGGCCCCCTCTGGGGAATGGGAGGGCTCATGTTTGGCCTCTGTCACACCTGTAGCATTCCTTTGTGCTCCGCCTTTTTATGGGCTGGGTGTGTATTGAGTGTTGAGATTCTCCACCCCCTTCATCTCACGGAAGTGTTCTGGGGGGCCTGGCTTATCAGGGGTTAAGGCAGGGAGGGGGCCGGccaaggggaggggagaggggaggaggcctTTGCAGCCAGCAGAGAGAAGTGGCCAGAGAGGCCCAGGGGACAGCCAGGGACAGGCCGACATGCGGCCAGGGCCCCAGGGCCTGGACAGGGGCTGCCAGGCCCCGTGACAGAGGACCCCGAGCCCCTGGAGGGGCCATGGTGTTGCCTGCCCGACATGTCAGCCGAGGTGCGGCTGAGGCGGCTCCAGCAGCTGGTGCTGGACCCCGGCTTCCTGGGGCTGGAGCCCCTGCTCGACCTTCTCCTGGGCGTCCACCAGGAGCTGGGCGCCTCCGACCTGGCCCAGGACAAGTACGTGGCCGACTTCTTGCAGTGGGGTGAGTGCCTGCTGGCATGGGCTCCCCCAcattgggagggtgggggcagggcagaggcaggagatgGGGTTGGGTGCAGGGGTGGCTCTTGGGGTGTCAGGATAGTTATGGGGAGAGATCATTCAGGGGCCCAGAGCTTGGACCTGGGTCCTGGGGTGACATGCCCCTACCTTTGTGCCACCTTGGCCAGGCACAGTGGGGTCAGCAGAGTCCCGGGCAGCCATGACTCAGAACCATGATTTGGGAGCCATGGTAGGCTGGGCTGGGAAGTCTCATGGCCTCTGCTGCATCCCCTTCCCCGAGTCTAGGCCTAGGGACATGCTGGGAGCCCTATCTCCTAGAACCCCCACACACCAAAATGGGCCCTTTGGCCTCAACCCTGGCTTCCCAGAACATGGGCTAGCAGAAGGGATAGGATGGGGCAGCTGCCAGGGGTGCGGTCGGCAGGCAGGTGTTCGGCGCCAGCCTCTTCAGCTGCCCCAACAGGTGCCCAGGCACTGGGAGGGTGCAGTGACTCAGGCAGGCCCTGGGGGAGAACCAGCTCTGCAGACAGGCACCACCCAGCACCCCCTGCACCCCTTGGATGAAGGACCCCTCCCCCATTGGTCTTGGTCCCTCCTAGTCTGCACGTGCCAGCCTAAACTCCCCTCCAGCTGCCCAGGTCCTTGCACTCTAGTTCATGACCTCCAGCTTTCCAGCTCTCCCACAAAGCCCCCTCTTGCCAGGTCTTTCCCTGGAGACAGGCCCAGAGGGAAGATGCTACAACCTCAGCCTCCTGTGTTGTCTGCTCACATGCTCTCCTGGCCCAGGACAGACTCACTCGAGTTTCTCCGTGACCCCCTGCCACTGTACCGCCACTGATCTGTCCCTCAGTGACTTGCTCTTGGTCCTGAGGTTCTGTGTGTCCCTAGTTCTCTCCatccctctgttttctctttctgccttgTCCTGCTCCCTCTTGTCTTGTGTCCATCTCTTTGGGACCCAGGCCCTGTTCCTGTCCATCCCCCTCCCATTTTCAAGATAGGAAGGTGGAGGTCAAGGGCCAGGCCACTCAGCCTCTGGAAAAACCTTATCCCCAGCCCTTAGCAACTCTCTTAGTCCCCCTTTTGCAGAGGATGAAGTTTGGCTGGCAGGGTAAACTGAGActgaagtgggggcaggggtCTGGCTCACCCCTGAGGAGCACTCCTTTTGTGGCCCGAGCAGCATCCTACAGCCCCTCCCCTGTGGACTGccagggcgggggagggggcctgGGTTCCCGCTGCCTTAAAAGGGCTCAATGTCTtggctctctcctccctcccccgtCCTGGGCCCTGGCTGGTTCTTCCCTGACGGTCCACTTTCCCCGAACCCCATGGGGGCCCCTCTCTGCCCTCCATAACCCACTGTCTCACCCCTCATTCCTACTCGCACCCATCCCTCTCTCCACCCTGCTGCCGAGGTCCCCAGAGGCTTCTACCCCCAGGGGGTCCAGGTCTCCCTTTCTGTGTCCCTGAgtctcctgcctccacccccaggcTCCCTATTCCCAACCTGCTCTGTTTAACATTCTTAGCTGTAAGACCTTGGACAAATAACTTCACCTGTCTGAGCCTGGAGTCCCCATCTGTAAATAAGGGATAATAATAGAGTGCTCCTCCTGGAGTTGAGAGAGAGGACTTTGAGAACACTTGAACCGGCCTGGAGCCCAGATGCGGTCACTCTCTCCTAGTTCTCTTGGCCCTCTGCCCCCAaatccagtgtttcccaaagtgtggtccAAGAGCCACCTGACTCTGAACCTAGAGGAACTGGATAAAACTGCATGTTCCAGACTGGACTGAGAGAAGCCTGGAGTGGGCTGGGTTTTCCCCATCACTCTGAGTTGGGGTGGGGGCCTGAAGCCCAGAGAGCACTGGGCCTATTCTTCCTGCATTCTTTAGGGCCTCCCTTCTGCAGACTTGCCTTCCTCCCCATCATCCTGCTCCCACAAATCCCTCTGGCCCAATGCCTTGTTCAAAAAAGGGGTTCCCAGGCACCCCACCTTTCTCTGTAGGAGGGCTGCTTTGCAGCCACAAAACCTCACACAGAGTGTGGGAAGCCCTTGGGAAGCAGACAGTCCtaaagggagaggcagagggaaggggacattgaaactgagggacagagaaagagagagaccgaGAGACCCAGGACAGAACGAGGGGCAGGGAGACTGAGGGCCAGAGGGTGGGACTTCTCCTGTCTCCAGTGTCAGTCCCAGTGACCCTCAGTTCTCgtcgccccccgccccccagtggAGCCCATCGCGACAAGGCTTAAGGAGGTCCGTCTGCAGAGGGAAGATTTCGAGATTCTGAAGGTGATCGGACGCGGGGCGTTCAGTGAGGTGAGCCCTGAGCTGTGGTGGTTGCTCCGCTTGGCGGGAGCCTCAACTTTCCGTGCcttgggagggaggcaggagttTGGGGCGGGGCCTTAGAAATTGATGAATGAGTTTAGAACCGGAGACCAGCAGGGGATGGGGGCGGGACTTGAGGCCAGTGGGCGTGATGTGGCTGGTGGGCGGGGTTTAGGGTGGAGTGCCGTCTGAGCCAGCCTGTTTGCTCCTCCGCCACCTCTACCCAAGTCACCCCGTTTCAACCTTCAGGTAGCGGTGGTAAAGATGAAGCAGACTGGCCAGGTGTACGCCATGAAGATCATGAATAAGTGGGACATGCTGAAGAGAGGAGAGGTGAGGCGCAGGCCTGGATGTACAGGGCGCTGAGGATCCTCCCCCCACACTCCCCAACCACTTCAGCTCCTCCGGTTGCCTCGCAGGTGTCATGCTTCCGCGAAGAGAGGGATGTGTTAGTGAACGGGGACCGGCGCTGGATCACACAGCTACATTTCGCCTTCCAGGACGAGAACTATCTGGTGAGCCCCAGGCCGGGTGACTAGAAGGATGGACCCCCACCCCCGAGGCTGTCAATTAacgaggtgggggcagggagaggaagttCTAGGGTGGGGGACCTCCACACATCCCGTGGGAGTCTGTGTGTGGTAGGAACGGGCTTTTTTTCTCAGGATGGTTGATGTCCATCACCGCCCTTTTCGCGGGCTGATTCTGCGGGGCTCTGTAAAGCAGCCGCCGCCAGGGGATTCTTACCTGGAATGGGAGAGCTCTGTAGAGTCTGTATGGGTCACTGGGCGGGCGGTATCTGGGCTCTACACTCTGGGCATTGGGAGGTCTCTGGgttctttttccctctgtgtgtgtgtgtgtgtgtgtgtgtgtgtgtgtgtagggggggaATGTAGAAGTGAATCTCTGCCCAGTGACATCCTGAGAGAGTTGGGGGGTGTTTTGGTGGGTTTCTCAGATTTGGCTTGGGAGATCTCTGGGGCTCTCTCGGTGCTGGGGCTGCCGGGTTTCTGCCCAGGGATGGGGCGTCTCTGGGAGCCTTTGTCACAGGCTATCAGCAATAGGTATCTAGGGGGGCTACCGACTCCCCATGACACGCCCCCTCCCAGTACCTGGTCATGGAGTACTACGTGGGCGGGGACCTGCTGACGCTGCTGAGCAAGTTTGGGGAGCGGATCCCGGCCGAGATGGCGCGCTTCTACCTGGCCGAGATTGTCATGGCCATAGACTCAGTGCACCGACTGGGCTATGTGCACAGGTGGGTACCGCACGGCCTGACGGGCGGGGCCGGGAGAGGGACAGTAAAGATTGGACCCCAGAAGGGTTCCTAGAAGGTTAGAGCCCAGAGGGGCGGGGCCTGGAAAGAGACCTTGCTGGTTGTGTCCCACTGGAGACAGGACCTGAGGAGTTGGGTTCAGAACTGTAGAATCCACGAAGGGCGAACCCTAGGAGGTGAAGCGTGAGGGCAGGACCTGGAGGCTTGGGAATTGGAGAGCCGGGTCCCTAAGGGTGGGGCTTGAGGCGGTGCTGCCTAGAGGGGTGGAGCCTGGTGAGAAAGTGGGAAGGAGGTTGACTTACACCTCCTGCCCGCCTTTCTTCACTCTGCGCAGGGACATCAAACCGGACAACATCCTTCTGGACCGCTGTGGCCACATCCGCTTGGCTGACTTTGGCTCGTGCCTGAAGTTGCAGGCAGATGGAACGGTGAGCGGTGCGCCCGCCCACCGTGGGCCACCAGTGAGGGGTGGGATCAGGTGCGGGACCTGAGGTGCAGAGTGTGGGGGCGGGGCTGAGGAGTGCCAGCAGAGATAGGATGGAGGCAGGACtagagggggaaggaggaggaggcaacCCAGGCCTAAGTGTGCTTGGCTCAGGGTTAGAAGAGGCAGGGGGTGGGATTAAGCTCCAGGGGCGTGGCTAGGAGGGGGTGGATCCAGGGCTTGGACGGGGTCGGCTGAGCCCAGCTCTGGTTCTGTTGGCTCAGGTGCGGTCGCTGGTGGCTGTGGGCACCCCAGACTACTTGTCCCCAGAGATCCTGCAGGCTGTGGGCGGCGGGCCGGGGACCGGCAGCTACGGGCCCGAGTGTGACTGGTGGGCATTGGGTGTGTTCGCCTATGAAATGTTCTATGGGCAGACGCCCTTCTATGCCGACTCCACCGCGGAGACCTACGGCAAGATCGTGCACTACAAGGTAAGCAGGGTCTCAGGAGCCCCTGATCTCTCCGCACGTGTTTCCAGACTGACATCCTCGCTTTCCCTCTCCCTTGGAGCAGGAGCACCTGTCTCTACCGCTGGCTGATGCAGGGGTTCCTGAGGAGGCTCGAGACCTTATCCAGCGACTCCTGTGTCCCCCGGAGACGCGGCTGGGCCGGAATGGAGCAGGTGATTTCCAGAAGCATCCTTTCTTCTTTGATCTTGACTGGGATGGTCTCCGAGACAGCGTGCCTCCCTTTACGCCAGATTTTGACGGTGCCACTGACACGTGCAACTTCGATGTGGTGGAAGATGGGCTCACTGCCATGGTGAGCGGGGGCGGGGTAGGTACCTGCGACCCCTGCTCCCCCATCGTTCCATAAAGTTGGGATTAGGAGAGTGCCTACCTCCTGGGGTCCTGAAATCATTTCTTCCCCAGAGCACCTCCTCTGTGCCCACCCAGTGCTGGGAACCCAGCAGTGACCTAGACTCACAGTCCAGTGGGGGAAACAAATGGGGTACACAGACTTGTCCCCAGACAATGACACCCCAGAGAGATCAAGCCTGCGATGGGGGAATGCAGGAGGCAGAGCTCCTGACTCAGCATGGAAGGTcctggagggcttcctggaggagggggctaTCTGAACTGATACCTGAAAGGCAGGAAGGCACCAAAGAGGAATCTTCCTTCCTTAGGCCATCTCTTTCTCAATGTTACACGAGCTACCCTGGAATGCTTGCTCAGCCAGGGTGCCCTTGTGCTGGGCACTGCTGGGTCACACACAAACCAAGTCAGCCCTGGTCCCTCATCCACTTACAGTCTGAAGAAGTATACAGTGATAGTGTGACAAGTGCCCTGAGGGAAGCAGCAagacacaataaaagaaaatgatagagGGGACACTTTAAATAGGCCCCAAATTAGGGTGGGATTTGGGTGCCACGTTTAAGTCAAGACTGGGAAGGGGTGAGGGGCCAGCCCTAACAACCAGTGCTCACCTCCCACCTGTGCTTTTCTTGTATAGGAGACACTGTCGGACATGCGGGAAGGCGTGCCACTGGGGGTCCACCTGCCTTTTGTGGGCTTCTCCTACTCCTGCATGGCCCTCAGGTAAGAGCTGACCCTGTGCAGCCTTTGAGGAGTGGGCTGGGGGTGACAGCCTCCAGAGGGTTACTGTATTTCTGGCCCATCAGCACCCACTAGAATTGCAGGATCAGTCTTGGAAGCTTATTGTTTTGGGACCAAGGACTCTTAGGAGCCCAGAGTTGTAGGACCTTAAAATTTCAGACCATAAGTACcttgaaattttatattcaatttaaaacCTCAGAGCCACAGACCCGGCCTTCCAGAATTTTCCAAGCTTACACTTAGACTTCTAGTACACAGTCATGGGACCTCAGAATCTTAGAAAGTaagtttagaatttttaaatcaacCTTAAAAGAACATGAATTCACTGAATCACTGACATAACCATAacgctttttaaaaacatgaattctACAAATAATACATTGCTTGTCacaagtaaattataaaatatggatAAGCAAAAGGAGGACCACCATCAGTGATGGCCCCTGGGTCACAGGTGTGCTCGCATGTATTTAACCATGAGAACGTGCTGTATTCTAATCTGTTTTGTTACCGGACAATGTACTGCAAACACCATTTCTTATCATGAACTACAACCTGGTCTTGACCTGCTATGTATATTCTCCTTACTGGGCATGTCAGGACTCCCTGTCCTCGCGGTTATAAGTCAGGCTGGACAAACAGCCACAGGTTGGTCTTGGCATTAGGTCCCTGAGACACAGTTCCCTGAGGGGATTGCTAGGTTGGGCAGGACATCCACCTTTATTGCCATTTCGTATTTGTAGGGAAGGTTTGTCCCCCTCCCACCAGCTGGGTGTGAGGGGGGTGTGGTGATGTCTAGAGTCACACTCTTGGGATACACCTCAGTCTTAAGACCGTATCTTTGGCGGTGGCCAGAGCTGGGTAGAGTCTCCCTCATTGGGCTCCCCTCACTGTCCTGAGGCCCTAAGGACGGGTGTACAAAGGTAACATGGAGAGGGAGGAGATGAACAGACCCTAGAACATGGGTCTGAGAGGGCAGCTCCCAGGGGTGGGCCTTTTCCTTTCCAAAAGACCTGTTGCAACCTGGCAGTTTGTTCCCTTcactctgcccctccccctcctcaaATCATGGGGTCCTTGGGTCTGGTGGCCTGTGCCTACAGGCCAGGGAGTCCTGGCCCTCCCCCCCtcaccctcttcctctccccagggACAATGAGGTTCCAGGCCCCATGCCCATGGAACTGGAGGCTGAGCCATTGCCTGAGGCACCTGTGCAAGTGTCCAGCCTGGAACCCACGGTGCCCCCACCAGAGGAAACAGTGAGTCGTTGGCGTGAGGGATGAATTCCAGAGAAAAGGCAAAGACTTCCAGGGTAGAGCGTACCATGGTGCGCTAAGCCCTCTGGGAGCCTATTCACAGGAAGTCGGAAAACAGACAACAGACAACAAATGTTACTTTAGTCAGAGATGATCAGAGGGCACTGAGGGTGTGTGGAGGGGGCTCTCAACGGAGAGGGGAAGTCCTGCCCATGGAGGAGGAGGACTGCCCATGGGAAGAAAAGTACTCATTGGTTAGCAGAGAGAACCTCCAGggcaaagaccctgaggtgggaACCAGCTGGTTTGTTTTTGAACAGGGAAAGGAGGGTGGTGAGGCTAAACTGCTCCAGGAGAAGGAAGGTggagagtgaggggaggggaggctgcagaggccagcagaaaacaaaccaaacaggGCCTTTTGGTGCCGCAGGCCTTCTCCTGAGGGCACTGAGGAGCTGCAGAAATTTTGAGCAGGGGAGCAACATGGTTAAGTTGAGTTGAGCATTTTAGGAACAGCCCTTTCGTTCCTGTGTGGAAGGTGGATGAGAAGGGAGCCAACTAAGGCTGGAGatcagggcagggcctgggtgcTTGGGTCATTGCAGGAGCTGTGGGGATTCCAAAAAGATGTAGGAATAGGCAAGTAGAGGACAAGAGAGGATCCCAGGCTTGGAATCTATGCCGGTCTGGAGTGCTCCAGGAGCCACAGGCAGCCCTAAGCTGGGTTCCCATATGCAGGCTGAAGCAGCAATTCCAGTGGCGGTTCCAGCAGCCATCCCAGCGGCTGTGGCAGCTGAGGTGACCTTGCAGGAGCTCCAGGAGGCCCTGGAGGAAGAGGTGCTTACCCGACAGAGCCTGAGCCGAGAGCTGGAGGCCATCCGCACGGCTAACCAGAACTTTGCCAGGTCGGGGTCGGGGCACAGGGGCCTGTCGCTACCTTTAGCAGACTCTCTCCAAGATCCCGAAGGGCTCATGGTCCTTACCTCCCCTCAGTCAACTCCGTGAGGCCGAGGCCAGGAACCGAAACTTGGAGGAGCATATTCGGCAGCTGCAAGAGCAGATGGAGGGGCTTCAGGCGGAAGGAGCAGCTGGTGAGTTCCTCAGTTGCCCCCGTTCCCGAGGGCGCCAGGGGAGGTTAGCCCGGACACCTGGGGGAGGGTAAGGGGCCCAGGCTGGGGCACGCCGCGCCACCCCCCCTCCGTCACTCCACGCGCCCAcgcctctctcttctccttccagctgTCACGGGGGTCCCCAGTCCCCGGGCCACGGATCCACCTTCCCATGTAAGACCCCTATTTTTCCCCTATGTCAAGCTTGCTGCCCCCTCTGCAGACCCCATCCTCTGGTCCAGATTTAGGGTTTACCCTACCTCTTTGGGGTTCCAGGTGGCAGACACCCTCCATTCAGCCCCACATGTACCAAATCTCCCACCGTTCAGGCTTCTCGCCAAATCTCGCCCGCAATCTCCCTCGATTCCCTCCCCGACCTCGGCTCCCCTTGCTGTCTCTCACACCCCTGCCGAGGCGGCTGGCTGGGCTGGGTTGGGCTCCGATCGGGTCACCTGTCCCTTCTCTCTTCAGCTAGATGGCCCCCCGCCCGTGGCTCTGGGCCAGTGCTCGCTGGTGGGGCCAAGCCCCATGCACCGCCGCCACCTGCTGCTCCCTGCCAGGGTACGTCCGGCTGCTCACACCCGCCCGCCGCCCCCGCAGCCGCCGACACGCCCCCACCTCGCTCCAAGCACCCGAAGCCGCTCGGCTTAGCTGTGCATCTGCGGGGCTTGacaggagtggggaggaagggtgCTCGGGCAGCCAATCAACACAGGCTGCTAGGAAGCAGCCAATAATGAGTTCGGACCAAACTCGAGGCTTGCAAGCCGACCAACCACAGCCGCCCGTGCTGTCAGGGGCGGGGCGGGTGCAAGGAGTATTGTGGACCCACCTATGAGCGTAGGCGGGGCGAACCCCAGGAACCAATCAGAGCCCGTGTCGCTGGTGCTGATCCTGCCGTTTCGCCCGCAGGTCCCTAGGCTTGGCCTATCGGAGGCGCGTTCCCTGCTCCTGTTCACCGTTGCTCTGGCTGGTGCCGCCGCCCTGGGCTGCACTGGGTTGGTGGCCGGCGCAGGCCATCTCACCCCGGTCTGGCGCCACCCAGGAACCGCCTTCGCCCCCTGAACCCTAAAAGCCCAGCTTGTCCTCCACTCGGGCCCACTGGA
It encodes:
- the DMPK gene encoding myotonin-protein kinase isoform X13: MSAEVRLRRLQQLVLDPGFLGLEPLLDLLLGVHQELGASDLAQDKYVADFLQWVEPIATRLKEVRLQREDFEILKVIGRGAFSEVAVVKMKQTGQVYAMKIMNKWDMLKRGEVSCFREERDVLVNGDRRWITQLHFAFQDENYLYLVMEYYVGGDLLTLLSKFGERIPAEMARFYLAEIVMAIDSVHRLGYVHRDIKPDNILLDRCGHIRLADFGSCLKLQADGTVRSLVAVGTPDYLSPEILQAVGGGPGTGSYGPECDWWALGVFAYEMFYGQTPFYADSTAETYGKIVHYKEHLSLPLADAGVPEEARDLIQRLLCPPETRLGRNGAGDFQKHPFFFDLDWDGLRDSVPPFTPDFDGATDTCNFDVVEDGLTAMETLSDMREGVPLGVHLPFVGFSYSCMALRDNEVPGPMPMELEAEPLPEAPVQVSSLEPTVPPPEETAEAAIPVAVPAAIPAAVAAEVTLQELQEALEEEVLTRQSLSRELEAIRTANQNFASQLREAEARNRNLEEHIRQLQEQMEGLQAEGAAAVTGVPSPRATDPPSHVPRLGLSEARSLLLFTVALAGAAALGCTGLVAGAGHLTPVWRHPGTAFAP
- the DMPK gene encoding myotonin-protein kinase isoform X3; protein product: MSAEVRLRRLQQLVLDPGFLGLEPLLDLLLGVHQELGASDLAQDKYVADFLQWVEPIATRLKEVRLQREDFEILKVIGRGAFSEVAVVKMKQTGQVYAMKIMNKWDMLKRGEVSCFREERDVLVNGDRRWITQLHFAFQDENYLYLVMEYYVGGDLLTLLSKFGERIPAEMARFYLAEIVMAIDSVHRLGYVHRDIKPDNILLDRCGHIRLADFGSCLKLQADGTVRSLVAVGTPDYLSPEILQAVGGGPGTGSYGPECDWWALGVFAYEMFYGQTPFYADSTAETYGKIVHYKEHLSLPLADAGVPEEARDLIQRLLCPPETRLGRNGADFDGATDTCNFDVVEDGLTAMVSGGGETLSDMREGVPLGVHLPFVGFSYSCMALRDNEVPGPMPMELEAEPLPEAPVQVSSLEPTVPPPEETAEAAIPVAVPAAIPAAVAAEVTLQELQEALEEEVLTRQSLSRELEAIRTANQNFASQLREAEARNRNLEEHIRQLQEQMEGLQAEGAAAVTGVPSPRATDPPSHVRPLFFPYVKLAAPSADPILWSRFRVYPTSLGFQVADTLHSAPHVPNLPPFRLLAKSRPQSPSIPSPTSAPLAVSHTPAEAAGWAGLGSDRVTCPFSLQLDGPPPVALGQCSLVGPSPMHRRHLLLPARVPRLGLSEARSLLLFTVALAGAAALGCTGLVAGAGHLTPVWRHPGTAFAP
- the DMPK gene encoding myotonin-protein kinase isoform X16, which translates into the protein MSAEVRLRRLQQLVLDPGFLGLEPLLDLLLGVHQELGASDLAQDKYVADFLQWVEPIATRLKEVRLQREDFEILKVIGRGAFSEVAVVKMKQTGQVYAMKIMNKWDMLKRGEVSCFREERDVLVNGDRRWITQLHFAFQDENYLYLVMEYYVGGDLLTLLSKFGERIPAEMARFYLAEIVMAIDSVHRLGYVHRDIKPDNILLDRCGHIRLADFGSCLKLQADGTVRSLVAVGTPDYLSPEILQAVGGGPGTGSYGPECDWWALGVFAYEMFYGQTPFYADSTAETYGKIVHYKEHLSLPLADAGVPEEARDLIQRLLCPPETRLGRNGAGDFQKHPFFFDLDWDGLRDSVPPFTPDFDGATDTCNFDVVEDGLTAMVSGGGETLSDMREGVPLGVHLPFVGFSYSCMALRDNEVPGPMPMELEAEPLPEAPVQVSSLEPTVPPPEETAEAAIPVAVPAAIPAAVAAEVTLQELQEALEEEVLTRQSLSRELEAIRTANQNFASQLREAEARNRNLEEHIRQLQEQMEGLQAEGAAGP